Part of the Cohnella candidum genome, CGACAAGTTCGGATCGAACGGGTATCGTAAAGTGACACCAGGCATACCTATGCTGCGTTCAATGAGCACTTGATGATCAATCAACTTGGTTACTCCCCTTACTCGTCGAGGAAGTTCACGTGAAGCAGCAGACGTTTGATCATCGAAGCCGCTTGGGCACGAGTCGCGTTGTTCTTCGGCTTCACCGTCGACGGCGTATATCCGGAGATCAGACCTGCCTGTACGCAGCCGATGACCGCCTCGCGAGCCCAGCTGCTAATACTTCCTTGATCCGAGAACGGATTCAGAACGCTCTGGTCTACCGTCGGCTGCACGCCGGCGTACTTCATGGCCCTGATCATCATGGACGCCATCTCTTCACGCGTCACGTTGTCGTTCGGCCTGAAGCCGCCATCCGCGTCGCCCGACACGATGCCCGCTTTGCTCGCCGCGCCGATGTAAGAAGCCGCGCTCGACCAATTCGATACGTCGCTAAACCGAGCGGCCGCCGAACGGTCGCCGGTCAATCCGAGGCCGCGTGCGATGAATTCCGCGAAGTCGGCCCGCGTGATGTTCGTCTCCGGCTCGAATTCGGTCAAGGAGACTCCCCTGACGATGTTCTTCGAAGCCAGAATCGCCACGTCGCGTTCCGCCCAATGACCGCCCATATCGAAGAAGACGGCAGGCGCTTTATTCACGACCGCATAGACGCTATTATCCTTGCGGAGGAAGTTCACGATAATGTTATTGCCCGACTTGGTCTTTACCGTCGGCACGTATACGAGATCCCCAGAATCCCCGTCAACGCGCATAACCGCGAGCTGCGAAGGATTAACCCCTGTGCCGCTGACTGTGATGGAGCGTTTGACGTAGATCGAAGAATTCGTAAATTCTCTTACGATTCCATTCGAAACAATTTTTGCAGTGAAGTCGACTGCAGAACCTAGAATTTGTCCGCCTGATGAAGTTACGGCACTTTCGATAACTGGATTAGAAGCCTTTTCAATACTTAGAATTAAATCCGTTACGGACGGGTCAAGACCTGAACTCTGAGCAACTGCGACAACTCCAGTTCCACCTATCGGGAATTCCCAACTTGTTCCTGAATACTCTACTCGGACCACACCGTTAGAAACGATTCCTTGCGAGCTTATTAAGCCGCTTAAAGGCAAGCTAACAATCGCGCCAAGTTCAGAGGAAGGGATCGGGATCGTCAGCACGGTGCTTTTAATCTCTGCTCCGGACCCGGTCTTGATTGCCGTAAACGCGGCATTAAGCTTCGATGCGTCAACAGCGTATTTGCTCGCTGACCTGCCGGATGGAAGTTGTGTCGTAGTTCTCGTCAAGGAGCCGGGAACCAGTTGGAGACCTCCGGCACTGTCGATGGTCAAATAACTTGCCAAGTCTCCTAGCAAGGAAGTCTGATTGGTAGCGATCTGATCCGTCAATGCCCCTATCGTCTGGTTAAAGACGTCTTTAAGAGCCGTACCGGTCGTTACGTAACTGACTTTTACTTCTTGTTTATATGCGACTGCCGTTTCAAGATTCAAGTTCACTTGCGTGCCCGATACCCCCAGCGAAGTTACAGGCACCTTCGTACCGCCAACGGTGACGGTATATTGCCCCACTAAAGGGATATTCGCACTGCTTAATGGAGCGGAGTAAATCAACTGAATGACCTTGCCGCTTGCAGAAGCGGAAGACAAAGTGGTCGGCTGCACGGCCCCGCCCGTAATCTGCATCCCATTAATAGCAGGCGCAGGATTACCGTTTAAGTCCGAGAGAAGGTTTGTTCCAGGAATATAGGTGATCGCGATCTGCTGATCTTTCGAGATCGCCGTTTTTAAAGTCAGTTCAACAGTATTGCTGTTGATTGCAACGGCAGTCACCGGATCTTCCACGCCGCCAGCCACGATCGTAAAGCTGGTCAATGGCGGAAGCACAGTTGTTTTCAATGCCTCATTATACGCCAATACCAACTTCGTATTAATGGCGGTCGCTCCGGAGAGCGTAGGCGCCGTCGTGTCCGTCGGGTTCGCGACGAAGAAAGATGTAAAGGCAGCCGCTTGGTTCCCTATGGTATCCTTCACCGGCACTGCGCCCGGGGAGTAGGATACTGCAACGGTTCCCACTGTCGTGGATACGGCAGGGAAAGACAACAAAATGGTATTCCCATTCGCCACAGCAAACGTCGGATTGATCGTCTGACCATTCCATAAAACTTGGAATTGCGTTTGCGCATTGGTACCAAGGGTGGCTAAAGTTTTATTGAAGACCAAATTCACCACTGCTGGCGTCGCCGTACCGCTGACCGGCTTGGGCGCCTGGGTATCCGGCGAAACATTGCGGTTGGTGAATGCCGCAACCTCTTTAAGTTGTGCGGATTGAATCCGTTTATCCTTGCTACTGTTCAAGGAATAAGAAACCCTCACAACCTGGGTAGTCAACACCGCAGTTTGCAGTGTCAACCGCACAGTGCTTCCGCTAATCGTAACACCCGTGACAGCATTGTAAGTATTATTTGCCGTTACGTAAAAATCCCCATTCGTTGGAACTTTTGTCGCATCCAAAGTTTCGCTGTAGGTGAGGACGATAGACGAATTGTCCATTTCCGCCTTGGTCAGCGTCGGCGTCGTGCCCGCTCCGCCCGTTTCGAAAGACCAGGCATTGGGATTTGTAATACCTGCGAAAGCATTATTGTTCAGGTCCTGAATGACGTTAGCCGGGAAGTTGATCGAATATCGCGTATTGACCTTAAGAGAACCGCTGCTGATCGTAAAGTTGACCTTTTTATTATCAGAAGGGTCCACGGCAATGTTCAGGTTAATCTTCAAACTTGGCGAACTGGTTTGAAAAATCGTACCAGTCGCGGTTCCAACTTTTTTAACCGGTTCGCTGAATACGGCGCTGAATGTCGTCATCGGATAAGGCACATTGGTCGAACCTGACGCCGGTGTGGTACTCACGATGGTAGGTGCAGTTTTATCCACATCTACAGTGAAACTCCAAGTGCTTCCGTCAAAATAATTGCCCGTACCGTCCCGGAAGGCCTGACCGTCTAAAGTTACGCTATATCTCGAACCGTTCACGAAATACGGACAGGTGGATCCAAACTGCGGTGTCACCGTTACGGTCGTATTATTGACGGATACGGCAGACGAACTCACCGGTATAGCGCAGAATAGTGAGTTATCCGGATTCTTGATAACAATGGAGCTGGATCCCGGGAAGACCTTCTCGTCGAACACGAGAACCAGATTCCCATCAGGTTTGTTCAAAGTGCCTCCGTTTGGAGGAATGTACGAAGCAACCTTGGGCTTTACGTCGTCGTACTTATCCATCGTGACGAACGACCATGTCGTTTTCGCAGTTATCCCGTTATAAGGGTTATCGCTCAAGTCCGCAATCGTACCCGGCTCAATCCGGACATAATACTTCGTGCTGTACGACAATTGCGAACGAATAACGGGAATTGTCACGGTAAAGGTTGCATTGTCGACAGCTATCGTTGATAGGTCTATCGTTTCAGCAATGCTGTCATCGGAGTCCTTGCGGATTTGAATGGTTCCAGCAGGCAAGATTTTGATCGCTTGGGAAAACTTCATGACCAAGTCAAATGGAGCATGATCGATATCCACTTTCGCCGCGTTCGGATTCAAGCTCAGACTGGTCGGAGCAATGGCTGGGATAACGGTAAACACATACCCGCCGGCACCCGTTCCTGAAAGTCCTGGGAAAGTTGCGCCTGACGTAACGCCGATAATCGCGGTTGGAGGAACCTCAATATAATAATTACCTGGTGCGTTTACGGTTTTAATCATCACCGTCGTTGTTTGGACCCACTGTAGATTGCTCTCATCACTAGCGACATCATAAGTGGCCACGGCCGCATTCGTGGATGCATTCCGAATGACAATCGAACCCGTCCCCCTGCGCACCGGCTCGTCGAATGTCATGTAGATGGGCCTGCTTGGTGTAATGCTTGTTCCGGAAGCAGGGCTCGTTGTAGGCGCAACATCAGAGACAGCAGCGCTGACAGCAGCTGTAAAAGGCCCAATAGGAGCAGCAACCACTTGGATGAGCAGCGCTAGGAAAAGAGCTATAGACAAAATGCGAAGACGCGGCATGAGTATCCTCCCAGGAAGTACAGTCTTGTACCTTTTATTTCGGTTTCCACGTGTTGGAACTTTAGGGACGAAGGACTCAAAAACGACAACTTCACCATGAAAAATCGCAATAAAAAGAGCTTCCGCGGTTCGCGGAAGCCCTCATCTTTATCGGGATTATGCCGATGCGCCTTGCTTCAAAGCCTCGACTTTGTCCAAGCGTTCCCACGGCAGGTCAAGGTCGGTACGGCCAAAATGACCGTATGCCGCGGTCTGCGCGTAGATCGGACGTCGCAGGTCGAGCATTTTGATTATGCCGGCCGGGCGCAGATCGAAGTTTTTCTCGATCAGCTCAACGAGCTTCTCTTCACTCACTTTACCCGTGCCGTAAGTGTCCACATTGATGGATACCGGGCGGGCTACGCCGATCGCGTAAGCCAGCTGGATTTCGCACTTGTCGGCAAGACCTGCGGCAACGATATTCTTCGCGACATAACGAGCAGCGTAAGCTGCGGAACGGTCGACCTTCGTCGGATCTTTGCCGGAGAAGGCTCCGCCACCATGGCGAGCATAGCCGCCGTAGGTGTCGACGATGATTTTGCGGCCGGTGAGGCCGGCATCGCCTTGCGGTCCGCCGATAACGAAACGGCCCGTCGGGTTGATAAAGTATTTGGTTTCGCTGTTCAGCCATTCCGCCGGAACGACCGGAGCGATGACATGTTCGCGAATATCGCGGTCGATTTGCTCCGAGGTAACCTCTTCGGCATGCTGGGTCGAGATAACGATGGTCTCCACGCCTACAGGTTTGCCGTCCTGATACTGAATCGTCACTTGCGTCTTGCCGTCCGGACGCAGATAGTCGAGGGTGCCGTTCTTGCGCACTTCCGACAGACGGCGCGACAGACGGTGCGCCAACGCGATCGGCAACGGCATGTATTCAGGCGTTTCGTTCGTTGCGAAGCCGAACATCAAGCCTTGGTCGCCTGCGCCGATATCCGCGTTCTCTTCGCGGATGTTCGCGCCTTCCCGGCTTTCAAGAGCGGCGTTAACGCCTTGCGCGATGTCGGCCGACTGCTCGTTTAGCGAAGTAAGAACAGCACACGTGCTACTGTCGAAACCGTACTTCGCACGGGTGTACCCGATTTCCTTAATCGTGCGGCGGACAATGGCCGGAATGTCCACGTAGTCCGCTTTACTGCTGATTTCTCCGATAACGAGAACGAGTCCTGTGGCTACCGAAACTTCGCAAGCTACGCGAGCGTAGGGATCCACTTCAAGAAACGCGTCCAATACCGCGTCGGAAATCTGATCGCATATTTTATCCGGATGGCCTTCCGTGACCGATTCGGATGTGAAGAGATGCCGCCCTTTAATCGACAAATTCTTCAACCCCCATATAAAAAAATGAACCTTTTCCGCTTGGAAAAGGTTGTTAGACAAACCTTCGAGTAATAATAATAACGGATTTGTCGAGGGGTGTCAATGAGCGAAGCCTTGCGTGGCGCGGCTTACAGAATCGTTTGCTGCGCTTGCTGCTCCGCCTGTTGAACCAACCTTTTCGTAATATATCCGCCGATCGAACCCGCTTCCCGGGCGGTTATAAAACCCAGGTAGTTCTGTCCGCCTGACGTTCCCCCGATACTGCCCAATTCGCCCGCCATTTCGGAGTCCAAACCCGCGAGCGAGGACGTACCGCCGATCGGAATTCCCAACTCGCCCGCAACTTCGTACTTCATTTGCTGAATCGCGGGGTCGCATTCCGGCACCAATTTTCTTCGTCTGCTGCCTGCCATGTTGTCGTTGGCACCTCCTTGATTGTTGACGGAGTTAGTATGTGCACGACCGCCAACACCGAGGCGTATGAGTTATTGGGTATCAGGGAAGAATGTACTAATCTTTAACCAGGAAATCCCTCAATGCTTGCCGCCAATGACGCATGGGTTCAAATCCCGCTCGTTCCATGGCGTCATGGCCGAGGACCGAATACGCCGGCCTGGGAGCAGGACGGGGAAATTCTTGCGTCGTACATGGAAGAACTTGAACACTCTTGCCGGATTCTTCGAAGATCGCCTGGGCAAACTGAAACCACGTGCAAGTTCCGCTGTTCGACGCGTGGTAAACGCCATAAAGTTCGGTTAAAACCAGGTCCGTCAAAAACCGCGCAAGATCAAGCGTGTAAGTCGGGCTTCCGGTCTGGTCGTTTACGACGGTGAGCGATGGACGCGTTTCAGCCAGCTTTAGCATCGTATGAACGAAGTTGGCCCCGTACTTTCCATAGACCCAAGATGTTCGTACGACGAAAGTGCGGCTGCAAGCAGCTAAGGCAGCCTGCTCACCCTCGAGCTTCGTTCTTCCGTACACCGTTTGCGGACCGGTGCGGTCGTCTTCGCCGTAAGGCTGCTTCCCCCGGCCGTCGAAAACGTAATCGGTACTGACATAGCAAAACTTCGCGCCGACGGATTCCGTTGCTTCAGCCATATTACGGGTTCCCGTTACGTTAATAAGGTAGGCCTTTTCCGGTTCCGATTCGGCGAGATCCACCGCGGTGTATGCAGCCGCATGGATGACGGCATCGGGATTGATTCGCTCCATCACCTGACGGCAGGATGAGCTGTCCGTGATATCGAGCTGCTCGCGATCCAGACCGATGAAAGTGACTCCTGGGCGCCGTAGGCTCACTAATTCCTGCCCCAGTTGTCCTCCTGCTCCGGTAACAACTACCGTAAAATCAGCCATTTTCCCGATACGCTCCCGTTTCGATGCGCTCCATCCACTTCTCGTTATTCAGATACCACTGGATCGTGGCACGAATGCCGGATTCATAATCGTGTTTCGGATTCCAGCCCAACTGGCGGCGGATCTTCGACGCATCGATCGCATAGCGGCGGTCGTGCCCCAAACGGTCTTCGACGTAAGAAATCAGCGATTCCGGACGACCCAGCTCCTGAAGAATCGTACGGACGACCTGCAGGTTCGTTCTTTCGTTATGCCCGCCGACATTATAGACTTCCCCGCTGACTCCCTTATGAACCACCAAATCGATCGCGCTGCAATGATCTTCAACGTAAAGCCAATCCCGGACGTTGAGCCCGTCTCCGTATACCGGCAGAGGCTTATACGCCAAAGCATTGCGGATCATGAGCGGAATCAGTTTCTCGGGAAACTGGTACGGTCCGTAGTTGTTGGAACATCTCGTTATGTTCACGGGGAGACCGAACGTTTCATGATATGCCCGAACTAGGAGGTCCGCTCCCGCCTTGCTTGCGGAGTAAGGACTATTGGGCGCGAGCGGCGTTTCTTCCGTGAAAAGCCCTTCAGCCCCCAAGGTTCCGTATACTTCGTCCGTAGAGACTTGAATGTAGTTGCCCACCTTGTACTGCTTAGACAAATCCAGCAAAGTTTGAGTCCCTTGGATGTTGCTCCTTACGAAAATTCCGGGATCAAGAATGCTTCTATCTACATGGGACTCCGCTGCGAAGTTGACGACCGTGTCGACTCTCTCCTGGAATATCGACTCCATGGCAGCTCGGTCCGCGATATCCGCGCGGACGAATCGGTAGTTCTCTCCGCCGACCCCTTCCAGGTTATCCAGGTTACCTGCATAAGTAAGCAAGTCTACATTGATGACCTCATACTCCGGATGCTCCCGTCTCACGTAGTGGACGAAGTTGCTTCCGATAAAACCGGCTCCGCCGGTAATCAGCAATCTCAAGACGTTCACCCTTCGAAAATGAAGTTGATTTCAGCATTGGCTAGCTTAGGATGGCGAGTGTCTTTCTCCGAGAGAATCGCGTGTTCAACCGGCCATGTGATCCCAATCGCAGGATCGTCCCATGCGATTCCCCGATCGTGTTCCGCCGAATAAAGATTGTCCACCTTGTATTGCACTTCTGTGTTCGGCTCCAGCGTGCAGAAACCATGCGCGAAACCTTTAGGCACAAGGAGCTGATGCTTGTTATCGGCGGATAACGTAAACCCTTCCCAATGGCCGAAAGTCGGTGAGCCTTTCCGAATATCCACCACAACATCGTAAATGGAGCCGGCCGTCACTCGAACCAGTTTGGTTTGAGCCTTCGGCTCCAACTGGTAGTGCAGTCCGCGTAAGACGCCGGTTTCGACGGACAAAGAATGATTGTCCTGAACGAAAACCATAGGAATGCCATTCTGCACATAGCGTTCTTGATTATAGCTCTCCACGAAAAATCCGCGGTGATCTTGGAAAACCTTCGGTTCGATTAGCTTAACACCCGGCAGCTTGCCTTCCGTTACTATCATCTCTTGATCACCTTACAATTTAAGTTTGCCGAACTCCTCGCCGAAACGGACTTCTTGCGCCAACTCATTCGCTTTCATAAGCGAACCATAGGTGCCGGCGTCCGTCCACCACCCTTGAAGGGCATCATAAGTTAACGTTCCCTCTTCGATATAGCTATTGTTCACATCCGTGATTTCTAACTCTCCGCGAGCCGAGGGCTTCAAACGACGGACAACGTTAAACACTTCGGCATCGTACATGTATATTCCGGTTACCGCGTATTGACTCTTAGGATGGGACGGCTTCTCCTCAATGGAAACGATTCGGTCCCCGTCCAGTTCCGGAACGCCATATCGATTCGGATCCGGCACCTCTTGAATAAGAATCTTGGCACCTTTTCCTTGCTTTCTGAAATTTTCCACGTATGGAGCAATGGAATCTTCGAACACATTATCCCCCAGAATGACAACCATCGAATCATCGCCCACGAAATGTTCCGCCAATCCGAGAGCTTGGGCGATACCGCCCGCTTCATCCTGCACCTTGTATGTGAACGAAAGCCCGAACTCTTTACCGCTCCCGAGCAAGTTGACGACATCTCCCATATGATCTTTGCCCGTTACGATCAAGATATCTTTAATGTCGGACTCCTTCAGCTTCGCGATCGCATGAAAAATCATCGGGTACTTGCCGACCGGAAGCAAGTGTTTGTTCGTGACCTTGGTTAAAGGATATAAACGCGATCCGGTACCGCCGGCTAAGATGATTCCTTTCATGTGCTCTGCCTCCTCAATTTTAAAAATATGGCAACTTTTGCTTATCCTTGAGCGATAAAAACGACACCCGCCAAAACCAGTGCAATCCCTGCCCATTGGGCCATTGAAACGGGTTCTCTGAAAATGAGATAAGAAGCAATCATGACAAATATATAGGACAAGCTTTGTGTAGGATACGCCAAGCTGAGATTCATTCTGGAAAGAACATAAACCCAAAGCACG contains:
- a CDS encoding S-layer homology domain-containing protein, which codes for MPRLRILSIALFLALLIQVVAAPIGPFTAAVSAAVSDVAPTTSPASGTSITPSRPIYMTFDEPVRRGTGSIVIRNASTNAAVATYDVASDESNLQWVQTTTVMIKTVNAPGNYYIEVPPTAIIGVTSGATFPGLSGTGAGGYVFTVIPAIAPTSLSLNPNAAKVDIDHAPFDLVMKFSQAIKILPAGTIQIRKDSDDSIAETIDLSTIAVDNATFTVTIPVIRSQLSYSTKYYVRIEPGTIADLSDNPYNGITAKTTWSFVTMDKYDDVKPKVASYIPPNGGTLNKPDGNLVLVFDEKVFPGSSSIVIKNPDNSLFCAIPVSSSAVSVNNTTVTVTPQFGSTCPYFVNGSRYSVTLDGQAFRDGTGNYFDGSTWSFTVDVDKTAPTIVSTTPASGSTNVPYPMTTFSAVFSEPVKKVGTATGTIFQTSSPSLKINLNIAVDPSDNKKVNFTISSGSLKVNTRYSINFPANVIQDLNNNAFAGITNPNAWSFETGGAGTTPTLTKAEMDNSSIVLTYSETLDATKVPTNGDFYVTANNTYNAVTGVTISGSTVRLTLQTAVLTTQVVRVSYSLNSSKDKRIQSAQLKEVAAFTNRNVSPDTQAPKPVSGTATPAVVNLVFNKTLATLGTNAQTQFQVLWNGQTINPTFAVANGNTILLSFPAVSTTVGTVAVSYSPGAVPVKDTIGNQAAAFTSFFVANPTDTTAPTLSGATAINTKLVLAYNEALKTTVLPPLTSFTIVAGGVEDPVTAVAINSNTVELTLKTAISKDQQIAITYIPGTNLLSDLNGNPAPAINGMQITGGAVQPTTLSSASASGKVIQLIYSAPLSSANIPLVGQYTVTVGGTKVPVTSLGVSGTQVNLNLETAVAYKQEVKVSYVTTGTALKDVFNQTIGALTDQIATNQTSLLGDLASYLTIDSAGGLQLVPGSLTRTTTQLPSGRSASKYAVDASKLNAAFTAIKTGSGAEIKSTVLTIPIPSSELGAIVSLPLSGLISSQGIVSNGVVRVEYSGTSWEFPIGGTGVVAVAQSSGLDPSVTDLILSIEKASNPVIESAVTSSGGQILGSAVDFTAKIVSNGIVREFTNSSIYVKRSITVSGTGVNPSQLAVMRVDGDSGDLVYVPTVKTKSGNNIIVNFLRKDNSVYAVVNKAPAVFFDMGGHWAERDVAILASKNIVRGVSLTEFEPETNITRADFAEFIARGLGLTGDRSAAARFSDVSNWSSAASYIGAASKAGIVSGDADGGFRPNDNVTREEMASMMIRAMKYAGVQPTVDQSVLNPFSDQGSISSWAREAVIGCVQAGLISGYTPSTVKPKNNATRAQAASMIKRLLLHVNFLDE
- the metK gene encoding methionine adenosyltransferase, with product MSIKGRHLFTSESVTEGHPDKICDQISDAVLDAFLEVDPYARVACEVSVATGLVLVIGEISSKADYVDIPAIVRRTIKEIGYTRAKYGFDSSTCAVLTSLNEQSADIAQGVNAALESREGANIREENADIGAGDQGLMFGFATNETPEYMPLPIALAHRLSRRLSEVRKNGTLDYLRPDGKTQVTIQYQDGKPVGVETIVISTQHAEEVTSEQIDRDIREHVIAPVVPAEWLNSETKYFINPTGRFVIGGPQGDAGLTGRKIIVDTYGGYARHGGGAFSGKDPTKVDRSAAYAARYVAKNIVAAGLADKCEIQLAYAIGVARPVSINVDTYGTGKVSEEKLVELIEKNFDLRPAGIIKMLDLRRPIYAQTAAYGHFGRTDLDLPWERLDKVEALKQGASA
- a CDS encoding alpha/beta-type small acid-soluble spore protein; protein product: MAGSRRRKLVPECDPAIQQMKYEVAGELGIPIGGTSSLAGLDSEMAGELGSIGGTSGGQNYLGFITAREAGSIGGYITKRLVQQAEQQAQQTIL
- the rfbD gene encoding dTDP-4-dehydrorhamnose reductase, whose amino-acid sequence is MADFTVVVTGAGGQLGQELVSLRRPGVTFIGLDREQLDITDSSSCRQVMERINPDAVIHAAAYTAVDLAESEPEKAYLINVTGTRNMAEATESVGAKFCYVSTDYVFDGRGKQPYGEDDRTGPQTVYGRTKLEGEQAALAACSRTFVVRTSWVYGKYGANFVHTMLKLAETRPSLTVVNDQTGSPTYTLDLARFLTDLVLTELYGVYHASNSGTCTWFQFAQAIFEESGKSVQVLPCTTQEFPRPAPRPAYSVLGHDAMERAGFEPMRHWRQALRDFLVKD
- the rfbB gene encoding dTDP-glucose 4,6-dehydratase, with amino-acid sequence MRLLITGGAGFIGSNFVHYVRREHPEYEVINVDLLTYAGNLDNLEGVGGENYRFVRADIADRAAMESIFQERVDTVVNFAAESHVDRSILDPGIFVRSNIQGTQTLLDLSKQYKVGNYIQVSTDEVYGTLGAEGLFTEETPLAPNSPYSASKAGADLLVRAYHETFGLPVNITRCSNNYGPYQFPEKLIPLMIRNALAYKPLPVYGDGLNVRDWLYVEDHCSAIDLVVHKGVSGEVYNVGGHNERTNLQVVRTILQELGRPESLISYVEDRLGHDRRYAIDASKIRRQLGWNPKHDYESGIRATIQWYLNNEKWMERIETGAYRENG
- the rfbC gene encoding dTDP-4-dehydrorhamnose 3,5-epimerase, with the protein product MIVTEGKLPGVKLIEPKVFQDHRGFFVESYNQERYVQNGIPMVFVQDNHSLSVETGVLRGLHYQLEPKAQTKLVRVTAGSIYDVVVDIRKGSPTFGHWEGFTLSADNKHQLLVPKGFAHGFCTLEPNTEVQYKVDNLYSAEHDRGIAWDDPAIGITWPVEHAILSEKDTRHPKLANAEINFIFEG
- a CDS encoding sugar phosphate nucleotidyltransferase, giving the protein MKGIILAGGTGSRLYPLTKVTNKHLLPVGKYPMIFHAIAKLKESDIKDILIVTGKDHMGDVVNLLGSGKEFGLSFTYKVQDEAGGIAQALGLAEHFVGDDSMVVILGDNVFEDSIAPYVENFRKQGKGAKILIQEVPDPNRYGVPELDGDRIVSIEEKPSHPKSQYAVTGIYMYDAEVFNVVRRLKPSARGELEITDVNNSYIEEGTLTYDALQGWWTDAGTYGSLMKANELAQEVRFGEEFGKLKL
- a CDS encoding EamA family transporter, with protein sequence MINALLLLGNVFLMTAGQVLFKQGAKSLSGLSVSNLIPVVTNVYLLSGIFVYACSTVLWVYVLSRMNLSLAYPTQSLSYIFVMIASYLIFREPVSMAQWAGIALVLAGVVFIAQG